In Coriobacteriia bacterium, one genomic interval encodes:
- a CDS encoding glycosyltransferase, with amino-acid sequence MSDSPLIIAAYASTGSGHRIAAEAVARELGAANEGAVATETLDALEACGPFALRLTDGPWTTSPLARTALKVATPITAGLCARFADGLIAARPAAVVCTHPLATTIAAHLVARGRLRASVISAATDYVTRGLTPLRGVALHCVADDVAAASLQARGVDPAIIAVTGIPVRPQFTVEYDVGAARTHFRLPADTRVVLAVVGSTNPEPYARFKESLSVLLPALASIPDTAVAIVTGQDLAFATELRSRVKGFGTSNVHVFDQVEHMAPLIASADLVLARPAGVMCAECVDTGVPLVLVGPASGPERGNARRLVDAGIALFAEDPRTLADQTRRAATSPRRLAHMREAAAAAAKPFAAADIARHTLAIAGLADEAKARA; translated from the coding sequence ATGTCGGACTCCCCTCTCATCATCGCGGCCTACGCCTCGACCGGCTCCGGTCACCGCATCGCGGCGGAGGCGGTCGCGCGCGAACTCGGCGCGGCCAACGAGGGCGCCGTGGCGACCGAGACACTGGACGCACTCGAGGCCTGCGGGCCGTTCGCCCTGCGCCTCACCGACGGCCCCTGGACGACCTCGCCGCTTGCCCGGACCGCGCTCAAGGTAGCCACGCCCATCACCGCCGGCCTGTGTGCGCGCTTCGCTGATGGACTCATCGCAGCACGCCCCGCTGCCGTCGTGTGCACCCACCCGCTCGCCACGACCATCGCCGCACACCTCGTGGCACGAGGGCGCCTGCGCGCGAGCGTCATCTCCGCCGCCACCGACTACGTCACGCGCGGGCTCACCCCCCTGCGCGGCGTTGCACTGCACTGCGTCGCCGACGACGTCGCAGCCGCATCACTTCAGGCACGGGGCGTCGACCCTGCGATCATCGCCGTTACCGGCATACCCGTGCGGCCCCAGTTCACCGTGGAGTACGACGTCGGTGCTGCACGCACGCACTTCAGGCTGCCGGCGGACACGCGCGTGGTGCTAGCCGTCGTGGGCTCCACGAACCCGGAGCCGTACGCGCGCTTCAAGGAGTCGCTCTCCGTGCTCCTGCCGGCGCTTGCCTCCATCCCCGACACCGCCGTCGCGATCGTCACGGGTCAGGACCTGGCCTTCGCCACTGAGCTGCGTTCGCGGGTGAAGGGCTTCGGGACGAGTAACGTCCACGTCTTCGACCAAGTCGAGCACATGGCGCCGCTCATCGCGTCGGCGGACCTCGTGCTGGCACGCCCCGCCGGCGTCATGTGCGCCGAGTGCGTCGATACCGGCGTTCCGCTCGTGCTGGTGGGGCCGGCGAGCGGTCCCGAGCGCGGCAACGCGCGTCGTCTCGTGGACGCAGGGATCGCGCTGTTCGCCGAGGATCCTCGCACCCTGGCCGATCAGACCCGGCGTGCCGCTACGAGCCCCAGGCGGCTCGCGCACATGCGGGAAGCCGCCGCAGCCGCCGCCAAGCCGTTCGCTGCCGCCGACATCGCTCGTCACACGCTCGCAATCGCAGGACTCGCTGACGAGGCCAAGGCGCGCGCGTGA
- a CDS encoding ABC transporter ATP-binding protein produces the protein MSSISVQGVEQLFHMGKRNVVHALRGTDLEVRDGEFLAVMGPSGSGKSTLLNVIGCLARPTAGHVVLDGRDVTKLKDSELDAIRANEVGFIFQGYSLIPTRTALENVMLAAEYAGVPRAERKTRSLEILGKVGLSDRVDQLASELSGGEQQRVAIARALVKNPQLVLADEPTGNLDSVSAEEIMALVKGLRSDGQTVVMVTHDPRMAGYADRIVFLRDGRVVDEETIRAVS, from the coding sequence ATGTCATCGATCTCAGTGCAGGGCGTCGAGCAGCTGTTCCACATGGGCAAGCGCAACGTGGTGCATGCGCTGCGCGGCACCGACCTCGAGGTGAGGGACGGCGAGTTCCTTGCGGTCATGGGGCCGTCGGGCTCGGGGAAGTCGACGCTACTGAACGTCATTGGCTGCCTCGCGCGGCCGACCGCCGGCCACGTGGTGCTCGACGGACGTGACGTCACGAAGCTGAAGGACAGCGAACTCGACGCGATCCGGGCCAACGAGGTCGGCTTCATCTTTCAGGGCTATAGCCTGATTCCCACGCGCACCGCGCTCGAGAACGTCATGCTCGCGGCAGAGTACGCCGGCGTCCCGCGGGCGGAACGCAAGACGCGTTCGCTTGAGATTCTGGGGAAGGTGGGGCTGTCTGACCGGGTCGATCAGCTTGCCTCGGAGCTGTCAGGTGGCGAACAGCAGCGCGTGGCGATCGCACGGGCGCTCGTGAAGAATCCGCAGCTCGTGCTGGCCGACGAGCCCACCGGCAATCTCGACTCGGTAAGCGCCGAGGAGATCATGGCGCTTGTGAAGGGGCTGCGCTCGGATGGACAGACGGTCGTCATGGTCACTCACGACCCGCGGATGGCGGGTTACGCTGATCGCATCGTGTTCTTAAGGGACGGGCGCGTCGTGGATGAAGAGACGATTCGCGCCGTGTCGTAG
- a CDS encoding LysE family transporter has product MSGAAPAELSTLFFQATIIALSGAMAPGPYLTLTIARTVRLGPRSAFMMLLGHGLLEAVLLVGFAFGLQSFLSQPSVMRGLSLAGGAFLLWMGFDLLRGAWTGKIASDLEVAESESRLGPVTEGAIVSLSNPYWLLWWVTIGAALAAQGLALGPGGVLAFYLGHQLGDVVWYAFVIIAISKGRHLLPPRTYRFIMGGLALFLLALGVRFLLVGAGILTTG; this is encoded by the coding sequence GTGAGCGGCGCTGCACCCGCCGAGCTGTCGACGCTCTTCTTTCAGGCCACGATCATCGCGCTGTCCGGGGCGATGGCGCCCGGGCCGTACCTGACCCTCACCATCGCGCGCACGGTGCGCCTCGGACCGCGCAGCGCGTTCATGATGCTGCTGGGCCACGGGCTGCTCGAGGCGGTGCTGCTTGTGGGGTTCGCCTTCGGGCTGCAGTCGTTCCTGAGCCAGCCAAGCGTCATGCGAGGGCTGTCGTTGGCCGGCGGCGCGTTCCTGTTGTGGATGGGCTTCGATCTGCTGCGCGGCGCATGGACCGGCAAGATCGCGAGCGACCTGGAAGTCGCTGAGAGCGAGTCGCGACTCGGGCCCGTCACCGAAGGGGCCATCGTCAGTCTGTCGAACCCCTACTGGCTGCTGTGGTGGGTGACGATCGGAGCAGCGCTTGCGGCGCAGGGGCTCGCGCTGGGGCCGGGCGGGGTGCTCGCGTTCTACCTCGGGCACCAGTTGGGCGACGTGGTGTGGTATGCCTTCGTCATCATCGCCATCTCGAAGGGTCGCCACCTGCTGCCGCCGCGGACGTACCGCTTCATCATGGGAGGACTCGCGCTCTTCCTCCTGGCTCTGGGCGTGCGCTTCCTGCTCGTGGGCGCGGGCATACTGACGACCGGATGA
- a CDS encoding FtsX-like permease family protein — MGILRDVFRRRGRSILTVIGVAIGVFALVVLGSAAENNRVYMDRLTGYFNGVVTVIDERETTVIGMATGERPLLMDLKPELDAYPGVREAFPLVSTLIDDDYLAVIPPVVISVSPGIWEDYLDVNAAEGRLTEGTTRGEVVLGSDLARGRKLGVGDVMEIRDKRFTVVGILDRTFVNVSDSAAYVALADAQDLFWMNLPKTFQDSVRPDELAVQYTVVIDEGVDGDALAARLERDVEGIKATGPTEMLGTATGLVELLTAVVFGISAIALLVCTLSVVNTMTMSVGERTREIGLKRAFGASRSRVARDVLAESAVMSLIGGLVGVAFGALTVTVVNSAIVASTGTSSLLMTGRLVFIALGMSVVLGLIGGLWPARHASRLDPAAALAYE; from the coding sequence ATGGGTATTCTGCGTGATGTGTTTCGCCGGAGGGGACGCTCGATTCTGACAGTCATCGGCGTGGCCATCGGGGTGTTCGCGCTCGTCGTGCTCGGTTCGGCGGCTGAGAACAACCGCGTGTACATGGACCGGCTTACCGGCTACTTCAACGGCGTCGTCACCGTGATAGACGAGCGGGAGACGACCGTCATCGGTATGGCCACTGGCGAGCGGCCCCTCCTTATGGACCTCAAGCCCGAACTTGACGCCTATCCCGGCGTCCGGGAGGCGTTCCCCCTCGTATCCACCCTCATCGATGATGACTACCTCGCTGTGATCCCGCCCGTTGTCATCAGCGTCTCGCCGGGTATCTGGGAAGATTATCTCGACGTCAACGCGGCCGAGGGCCGTCTCACCGAGGGCACCACGCGCGGAGAGGTGGTGCTTGGCAGCGACCTCGCCCGAGGCAGGAAGCTCGGCGTGGGCGACGTGATGGAGATTCGAGACAAGAGGTTCACGGTCGTAGGCATTCTCGACCGCACGTTCGTGAACGTCTCTGACTCCGCCGCCTACGTGGCCTTGGCCGACGCGCAAGATCTCTTCTGGATGAACCTGCCCAAGACGTTCCAAGACAGCGTGCGGCCCGATGAGCTCGCCGTGCAGTACACGGTTGTCATCGATGAAGGCGTGGATGGTGACGCGCTCGCCGCCAGGCTCGAGCGAGACGTCGAGGGCATCAAGGCGACCGGTCCGACCGAGATGCTGGGGACTGCGACGGGCCTCGTCGAACTGCTTACAGCGGTCGTCTTCGGCATCTCAGCGATCGCGCTTCTGGTGTGCACGCTCTCGGTCGTAAACACCATGACGATGTCGGTGGGCGAGCGGACGCGCGAGATCGGCCTCAAGCGAGCGTTCGGTGCGTCGCGATCTCGGGTCGCGCGCGACGTGCTTGCCGAATCCGCGGTCATGAGCCTCATCGGCGGGCTTGTGGGCGTTGCGTTCGGCGCCCTTACCGTGACCGTTGTGAACTCCGCAATCGTGGCGTCAACCGGAACCTCGTCGCTTCTCATGACGGGGAGACTCGTATTCATCGCGCTTGGAATGTCAGTGGTGCTCGGCCTGATCGGCGGTCTATGGCCCGCACGTCATGCGTCGCGGCTCGATCCGGCCGCCGCGCTCGCCTACGAGTAG
- a CDS encoding DMT family transporter, which produces MIALIATLAAALFGAADFLGGFASRREPALVVTIASQAAGFALLVVVSFVVPPSSWADPHLLWGIGAGASGGLGVLALYAGLATGRMSLVAPVTAALSGSIPAAVGLLTRDEPLAWTSFVGIALALAAVIIVSATAEDDGTGNGRRAIALGVLAGIGFAGSILCYAQTPASTGFAPLAVARVTAIAMLGLAALTRGSRVVPLPGVRRLVVATGLVDAAANIAQVTALRLGPLAVASVLGALYPVATLLLARFILHEHLHGWQRVGIALALAAVVLTALP; this is translated from the coding sequence GTGATCGCCCTCATCGCCACACTCGCGGCCGCGCTGTTCGGTGCTGCGGACTTCTTAGGGGGGTTCGCCAGTCGCCGCGAGCCGGCGCTGGTCGTCACCATCGCGTCGCAGGCAGCGGGCTTCGCGCTGCTCGTGGTCGTGTCCTTCGTCGTGCCGCCCTCGTCGTGGGCCGACCCGCACCTGCTGTGGGGGATCGGCGCAGGTGCGTCGGGTGGTCTCGGCGTCCTCGCACTCTACGCGGGGCTCGCGACGGGACGCATGAGCCTTGTCGCCCCGGTGACCGCCGCATTGTCCGGGTCGATTCCGGCTGCCGTCGGCTTGCTGACGCGCGATGAGCCGCTGGCGTGGACGTCGTTTGTGGGCATCGCTCTCGCGCTAGCCGCCGTCATCATCGTGAGCGCAACCGCCGAAGACGACGGCACCGGCAACGGCCGAAGAGCCATCGCTCTCGGGGTGCTCGCCGGCATCGGCTTCGCGGGCTCGATCCTGTGCTACGCGCAGACGCCGGCATCGACCGGCTTCGCGCCGCTCGCCGTGGCGCGTGTGACCGCCATCGCGATGCTGGGGCTGGCCGCACTCACCCGCGGGAGTCGTGTCGTGCCGCTTCCCGGGGTACGGCGGCTTGTGGTGGCCACAGGCCTGGTCGATGCCGCTGCCAATATCGCGCAGGTCACGGCTCTGCGACTGGGGCCGCTCGCCGTCGCGTCGGTGCTCGGGGCACTGTACCCGGTGGCGACGCTGCTGCTGGCGCGCTTCATCCTGCACGAGCACCTTCACGGGTGGCAGCGTGTGGGAATCGCGTTGGCGCTTGCGGCGGTCGTGCTGACAGCCCTGCCGTAG
- a CDS encoding glycosyltransferase: MRIGMFTDMYLPHISGVTNHISLYKRRFEDLGHEVYVFTFGDLDYADAEPNVVRSPGLAWGDTGWRAAVSFSAPARAIIRTLDVAHVHHPFQSGPLALRICREHGIPLVFTNHTRYELYSDSYASYVPQPLRYWFLRRTLKRFCESTDLVVAPAASIAEWLGTFAGYSDAVVVPNGIDIDRFANPVQPRAREEFGFGPDDIVLCYAGRLGPEKNTEWLASEFAAAAAREPRLRLLIVGDGPSSAGARAVLAEAGVADRAHFTGLVDYVQVPGFEAAADAFVTGSVTEVHPLVVLEAMAAGLPVLAVSSPGISDTVIDGECGLLAPQVTDGALAERMLALAGDADLRMRLHAGARDRANAYAFAHTADVVLAHYERLAAARHRCIHRLRTGGPRC; this comes from the coding sequence ATGCGCATCGGGATGTTCACTGACATGTACCTCCCGCACATCAGCGGGGTGACCAACCACATCTCGCTGTACAAGCGGCGCTTCGAGGACCTGGGCCACGAGGTGTACGTGTTCACCTTCGGGGACCTCGACTACGCGGATGCCGAACCCAACGTCGTGCGCTCCCCCGGTCTTGCGTGGGGAGACACAGGCTGGCGAGCAGCCGTCTCCTTCTCGGCACCGGCCCGCGCCATCATCCGCACGCTCGATGTGGCGCACGTCCACCACCCGTTCCAGAGCGGGCCTCTTGCGCTAAGAATCTGCCGCGAGCACGGCATCCCCCTCGTCTTCACGAACCACACGCGCTACGAGCTGTACTCGGATTCTTACGCGAGCTACGTCCCGCAACCGCTGCGCTACTGGTTCCTGCGCCGCACGCTGAAGCGCTTCTGCGAGTCGACCGACCTCGTGGTGGCTCCGGCCGCCTCGATCGCCGAATGGCTGGGCACATTCGCGGGCTACTCCGACGCGGTGGTCGTGCCCAACGGCATCGACATCGACCGCTTCGCGAACCCCGTACAGCCCCGCGCGCGCGAGGAGTTCGGCTTCGGACCCGACGACATCGTGCTGTGTTATGCGGGCAGGCTGGGCCCCGAGAAGAACACCGAGTGGCTGGCGAGTGAGTTCGCCGCTGCGGCCGCGCGCGAGCCGCGCTTGCGGTTGCTCATCGTAGGCGACGGTCCATCGTCAGCCGGGGCGCGCGCAGTACTGGCCGAGGCGGGCGTGGCGGATCGGGCGCACTTCACGGGGCTCGTGGACTACGTACAGGTTCCGGGCTTCGAGGCCGCAGCCGACGCGTTTGTGACCGGCTCGGTCACCGAGGTGCATCCGCTGGTGGTGCTTGAGGCGATGGCGGCGGGGCTACCGGTGCTCGCCGTGAGCTCGCCGGGCATCTCCGATACGGTCATCGATGGCGAGTGCGGGCTACTGGCCCCGCAGGTGACCGACGGCGCGCTCGCCGAGCGCATGCTCGCGCTTGCGGGCGATGCGGACCTGCGGATGCGACTGCACGCCGGAGCGCGGGACCGCGCTAACGCGTACGCCTTCGCGCACACAGCCGACGTAGTGCTGGCGCACTACGAGCGGCTGGCGGCGGCACGACACAGATGCATCCACCGGCTGCGAACGGGAGGTCCACGGTGCTGA
- a CDS encoding N-acetylmuramoyl-L-alanine amidase produces MNHPHRARFSSLYLAAITLAALALMAGQAIATEDPLTAPVSATTVAASSVPTPSASPTASAAAPLIVIDPGHGGPFSNANANGLKEKNVNLALALRLRDALVKRGYRVLMTRQTDRALSLTDTFTWGYSATRGTWAFARDGRANPRGDIPRDDLQARANVANTAGADLFISVHANGSVKRTVRGYETFASGRDALGRSLSKVVQRRVIARTKMVDRGAKTADFYVLRWTNMPAILLEAGFITNKADAALLRNPSFLAKMADGVASGVDEWMRTRPYRATTARLGGTTTSEHAASLSRRQYPAGAPVAVLARSDEWADAPGAAALAAALGGPMLWTSASGPDATTTAELARLAPQRIVVVGIDTATTTRNASLAATAAKLPRNAADTLIASHSAALSASIATSVGVPPTGLIFVASAEDTRALLAAAPIAAYRRAPLLLATNGALSLEGAAFLSANRALIKRVILVGPTTRVPTGIAGGLPTTRHSASAFATLASSLNAATFTERRAGRLRPIVADPRFAPEYLASGVRAASANMPVLPVEGTILPAKTREWITNRRSAIGGFEMHGARGGMPPLVDHLLRKADYL; encoded by the coding sequence TTGAATCATCCCCACCGCGCCCGCTTCAGCTCGCTCTACCTCGCTGCAATCACGCTGGCAGCACTCGCACTGATGGCCGGGCAGGCCATCGCCACTGAAGACCCGCTAACCGCACCGGTCAGTGCGACCACAGTGGCGGCTTCAAGCGTCCCCACGCCTTCGGCTTCTCCGACCGCCTCTGCCGCCGCGCCGCTGATCGTGATCGACCCGGGTCACGGCGGTCCCTTCTCCAACGCCAACGCCAACGGCCTCAAGGAGAAGAACGTCAACCTCGCCCTGGCGCTGAGGCTGCGCGACGCGCTCGTCAAGCGCGGGTATCGCGTCCTCATGACTCGTCAGACCGACCGCGCACTCAGCCTGACCGACACTTTCACCTGGGGATACAGTGCAACCCGCGGCACCTGGGCTTTCGCTCGGGACGGTCGGGCCAACCCGCGCGGCGACATCCCGCGTGACGACCTGCAAGCGCGCGCGAACGTCGCCAACACGGCGGGCGCCGACCTGTTCATCAGCGTGCATGCCAATGGCTCGGTCAAGCGAACGGTGCGCGGCTACGAGACGTTCGCGTCGGGGCGCGACGCCCTGGGACGCTCGCTTTCCAAGGTGGTACAGCGCCGTGTCATCGCCCGCACGAAAATGGTCGACCGTGGGGCGAAGACGGCTGATTTCTACGTCCTGCGGTGGACCAACATGCCTGCGATACTTCTTGAAGCCGGCTTCATCACCAACAAGGCCGATGCCGCCCTGCTCCGCAACCCATCGTTCCTCGCGAAGATGGCCGATGGCGTCGCGAGTGGCGTCGACGAGTGGATGCGGACGCGCCCCTACCGCGCCACGACTGCGCGGCTCGGCGGCACGACTACGAGCGAGCATGCCGCTTCGCTATCCCGCCGGCAGTACCCGGCCGGCGCCCCCGTGGCTGTCTTGGCACGTTCCGATGAGTGGGCCGATGCACCAGGCGCCGCCGCTCTGGCGGCCGCACTTGGCGGGCCGATGCTGTGGACGAGCGCGAGCGGTCCCGACGCCACGACAACCGCCGAGCTGGCTCGGCTCGCGCCGCAGAGAATCGTCGTGGTCGGCATCGACACCGCTACCACCACTCGCAACGCCTCGCTCGCCGCGACGGCAGCCAAACTGCCTCGCAATGCGGCTGACACGCTCATCGCTTCTCACTCGGCTGCTCTATCCGCATCGATCGCAACCAGCGTGGGGGTCCCGCCGACGGGGCTCATCTTCGTCGCGTCGGCCGAAGACACGCGGGCGCTGCTCGCAGCGGCCCCGATCGCCGCTTATCGGCGCGCCCCGCTGCTTCTGGCCACGAACGGCGCGCTTTCCCTTGAGGGCGCCGCGTTCCTGAGTGCGAACCGGGCCCTCATCAAGCGCGTGATACTCGTTGGCCCCACGACGCGGGTGCCCACGGGTATCGCAGGTGGACTACCGACCACCCGCCACTCGGCCTCGGCCTTCGCAACGCTCGCCTCTTCGCTCAACGCCGCGACCTTCACGGAGCGTCGTGCCGGACGCCTGCGGCCCATCGTCGCCGACCCCCGCTTCGCGCCGGAGTACCTGGCATCGGGTGTGCGCGCCGCCTCTGCCAACATGCCTGTTCTGCCGGTTGAGGGCACGATTCTTCCCGCAAAGACGCGCGAGTGGATTACGAACCGGCGCAGCGCCATCGGCGGCTTCGAGATGCACGGCGCGCGCGGCGGGATGCCACCGCTCGTCGACCACCTGCTGCGCAAGGCCGACTACCTGTAG
- a CDS encoding class I SAM-dependent methyltransferase — MREQYERWLRGWTPVSLYVRWYLRHGGARYAPPLFAAMRRVELPRVLDVGCATGFYLLWAFEHGLGAEILAGIDVSPQLLSEAARRLEDATRAGANVELLEASATALPFADGSFDAVLCNGVVKYLDDAALSEFLREARRVLAPGGCIAVADFGRPIAIQTTLFPPKRFGIPTDHLRTADELRSALTGHGFVGVRDVPLKRLRRIPLTYEGAVGVRA, encoded by the coding sequence GTGCGAGAGCAGTACGAGAGGTGGCTGCGGGGCTGGACCCCCGTGTCCCTCTACGTGAGGTGGTACTTGCGGCACGGTGGCGCGCGGTACGCGCCACCCCTGTTTGCGGCGATGCGGCGGGTCGAGCTCCCCCGCGTTCTCGACGTGGGCTGTGCGACCGGCTTCTATCTGTTGTGGGCCTTCGAGCACGGACTGGGCGCCGAGATACTGGCCGGGATCGACGTGAGTCCGCAGCTTCTGAGCGAGGCGGCCCGACGGCTTGAAGACGCAACGCGCGCCGGCGCCAACGTGGAACTGCTTGAGGCGTCGGCCACGGCACTGCCCTTCGCCGATGGGTCGTTCGATGCGGTGCTGTGTAACGGCGTCGTGAAGTACCTCGACGATGCAGCGCTGTCTGAGTTCCTACGCGAGGCGCGCCGGGTGCTTGCGCCGGGCGGCTGCATCGCCGTCGCGGACTTCGGAAGACCGATCGCCATCCAGACCACGTTGTTCCCGCCGAAACGCTTCGGCATCCCCACGGACCACCTGCGCACAGCAGACGAGCTCCGCTCGGCCCTGACCGGCCACGGCTTCGTCGGGGTGAGAGACGTGCCGCTCAAACGCCTGCGCCGCATCCCCCTGACGTACGAAGGTGCAGTAGGCGTACGGGCCTGA
- the ychF gene encoding redox-regulated ATPase YchF has protein sequence MSLSIGIVGLPNVGKSTLFTALTKNQVDAANYPFATIEPNIGIVPVPDARLDGLAAIVNPQRILPAAVEFVDIAGLVKGASEGAGLGNQFLANIRETDAIAEVVRFFTDEDVIHVDGKVDPASDVETIKFELVLADLATVEKAQPRLGKEAQRDKTLAPKVELVARMQAHLAEGHRARTLPMTDDERAMLHDLHLLTMKPMLYVANVDESQVGADLLEIDGVKPIPICAKVEADLSELEPEEAAEYLESIGLAEPGLNTLIREAYRLLGLQSYFTAGEKEVRAWTVPIGAKAPAAAGVIHTDFERGFIKAEVIGYADYVELDGEKGAREAGKQRLEGKEYVVRDGDVMHFKFNV, from the coding sequence GTGTCGCTTTCCATTGGAATCGTCGGTCTGCCCAACGTGGGCAAGTCGACGTTGTTCACCGCTCTCACCAAGAATCAGGTGGATGCGGCCAACTATCCCTTCGCCACCATCGAGCCCAATATCGGCATCGTGCCTGTTCCTGACGCGCGCCTCGACGGGCTCGCGGCAATCGTGAACCCGCAGCGTATCCTGCCCGCTGCCGTCGAGTTCGTCGACATCGCGGGCCTCGTGAAGGGCGCGAGCGAGGGCGCGGGGCTCGGCAACCAGTTCCTGGCCAACATCCGCGAGACCGACGCCATCGCCGAGGTGGTGCGCTTCTTCACCGACGAGGATGTCATCCACGTGGACGGCAAGGTCGACCCGGCCTCTGACGTCGAGACGATCAAGTTCGAGCTCGTGCTCGCCGACCTCGCCACCGTTGAGAAAGCGCAGCCGCGCTTGGGCAAGGAAGCACAGCGCGACAAGACGCTGGCTCCCAAGGTGGAGCTGGTCGCTCGTATGCAGGCGCACCTCGCCGAAGGCCACCGCGCGCGGACTCTGCCTATGACCGACGACGAGCGCGCGATGCTTCACGACCTTCACCTGCTCACCATGAAGCCGATGCTCTACGTCGCCAACGTCGACGAGAGCCAGGTGGGCGCCGATCTGCTTGAGATCGACGGCGTCAAGCCCATCCCGATCTGCGCGAAGGTCGAAGCCGACCTCTCAGAGCTCGAGCCGGAGGAGGCCGCCGAGTACCTCGAGTCCATCGGCCTGGCGGAACCGGGCCTGAACACGCTCATTCGCGAGGCGTACCGACTCCTGGGCCTGCAGAGCTACTTCACCGCCGGCGAGAAGGAGGTCCGTGCCTGGACCGTGCCCATCGGCGCGAAGGCGCCTGCGGCTGCCGGCGTCATCCACACCGACTTCGAGCGGGGTTTCATCAAAGCGGAGGTCATCGGCTACGCCGACTACGTCGAGCTGGACGGGGAGAAGGGCGCTCGCGAGGCGGGCAAGCAGCGCCTGGAGGGCAAGGAGTACGTGGTGCGCGACGGCGACGTCATGCATTTCAAGTTCAACGTGTAG
- a CDS encoding PAS domain S-box protein, whose product MSDGPIGADDTPLQLDEALYRALFDLSPDPMVVHDGRIALAANRAAQEFFGVAEEQVAGRGLEEFIHPDYRVPIAVRVREMMVSHRVPPLAEIRVLRSDGMPSEVEISSAPIVAGARQVVVTLFRDLSERRQHQAELEESEAQFGSVLENAPFGVHMYRLKPDGRLVFVGANPAADRMLGMDNSVIIGKTIEEAFPGLSDTDVAVRYREVASTGRPWSSNQIDYHEGQIRGAFEVTAFRAARGLMVAMFNDVTERLQIQDQLQELLVDQTEALADAHRELEGVVAIVSRTVEVRDPYTAGHQRRVAQLARAIAVHLNMDAEEVERIRIAGSVHDIGKVSVPAEILSKPGKLTPAEYELVKYHSEAAHEILCSVDFAWPLAEVVYQHHERLDGSGYPRGLSGDEIAVGARILAVADVVEAMCSHRPYRPAIGADAALAEINEGSGRHYDPNVVEACVGAFDGGFAFE is encoded by the coding sequence ATGAGCGACGGTCCGATAGGCGCGGACGACACACCTCTCCAACTTGATGAGGCGCTCTATCGTGCCCTCTTCGATCTCTCGCCTGACCCCATGGTTGTGCACGACGGGCGCATTGCGCTCGCGGCTAACCGCGCTGCGCAGGAGTTCTTCGGGGTCGCGGAAGAGCAGGTTGCCGGCAGAGGCCTCGAGGAGTTCATTCACCCCGACTATCGAGTGCCGATTGCTGTGCGCGTGCGCGAGATGATGGTCTCACACAGGGTTCCGCCGCTTGCCGAGATTCGCGTCTTGAGGTCGGACGGGATGCCTTCAGAGGTCGAGATATCCTCCGCGCCTATCGTTGCGGGTGCTCGCCAGGTGGTTGTCACGCTCTTCCGTGACCTGAGTGAACGCAGGCAGCATCAGGCTGAACTCGAGGAGTCTGAGGCTCAGTTCGGGTCCGTGCTGGAGAACGCACCGTTCGGAGTGCATATGTATCGGCTGAAGCCGGACGGGCGGCTGGTCTTCGTCGGAGCCAACCCCGCCGCCGATCGCATGCTCGGGATGGATAACTCGGTGATCATCGGCAAGACCATCGAGGAGGCGTTTCCGGGGCTGAGTGACACCGACGTGGCTGTTCGCTACCGGGAGGTCGCCTCGACGGGTCGGCCCTGGTCATCGAACCAGATCGATTACCACGAGGGGCAGATACGCGGGGCGTTCGAGGTCACGGCGTTTCGAGCTGCACGCGGGTTGATGGTGGCCATGTTCAACGACGTCACCGAGCGGCTACAGATCCAAGACCAGCTTCAGGAGTTGCTCGTGGACCAGACTGAGGCGCTCGCGGACGCGCATCGTGAGCTCGAAGGCGTAGTCGCCATCGTGAGCAGGACCGTCGAAGTCAGAGATCCCTACACGGCCGGGCATCAGCGGCGCGTGGCCCAGCTGGCCAGGGCGATCGCTGTGCACCTCAACATGGATGCCGAAGAGGTCGAGAGGATTCGGATTGCCGGGTCGGTGCACGACATCGGCAAGGTGTCGGTTCCTGCTGAGATACTCTCCAAGCCCGGAAAGCTCACGCCTGCGGAGTACGAGCTCGTGAAGTACCACTCGGAGGCCGCGCACGAGATCCTGTGCAGCGTCGACTTCGCCTGGCCGTTGGCTGAGGTCGTCTACCAGCACCATGAGCGGCTCGACGGCAGCGGATACCCGCGCGGGCTCTCAGGCGACGAGATCGCCGTGGGCGCACGCATCCTTGCCGTGGCCGACGTGGTGGAGGCGATGTGTTCGCATCGGCCCTACCGTCCTGCCATCGGAGCCGACGCCGCTCTTGCCGAGATCAACGAGGGCAGCGGCAGGCACTACGACCCGAACGTGGTCGAAGCCTGCGTCGGTGCATTCGACGGCGGGTTCGCCTTCGAGTGA